Genomic segment of Alcanivorax borkumensis SK2:
TGCAGACGTGCCCAGTTTTTCAACACGCCATGGTAGTGCCCCAGATGCAAGCGGCCTGTAGCGCGCATGCCCGAAACAACTCGCTGGGAGGGAACCACGGAACTCAAAGCCAACTCCTTATACCCAATAGGTGGCATTCCATTGGGAATGCTGCGGGGAAAGCCCACGATTATACGGTGAACCTCGCCGTGAGGGACAGCGACTTGTCAATGACTGCTCAAACCATGAGCAAATCACAACTATTTTCGCTAATAGATGGCGTCGATTGGCCCCGCCCCTTCACGCACGACCTCTGGTCCCTCACCTTGGGACAAGGAAATCACCGTGGTCTCCACCGTGCCACAAAAACCACCATCGATAACCAGATCCACATGGTGGTCTAGGAAATCACGGACATCCTGGGGGTCGGTGAGCGGGAACTCATCGTTTGGCAGGTGGCATGTTGAAGTCATGATCGGCTCACCATGCTCAGCCAGCAAAGCTTGGCAAATAGCATGATCAGGGACACGGATGCCAATGGTGCGTTTCTTGGGATGCATCAGACGTCGAGGAACTTCCGTCGTTCCCTGCAAGATGAAAGTATAAGGTCCTGGGGTGTGCGCTTTGAGCAGACGATAATCAGGGTTATCTACCTTGGCATAGATTGCCAGGGCTGAAAGGTCATGGCACAACAAGGTAAATTCGTGCTTTTTGTCCAGCTGACGAAGCCGAATCAGGCGATCAAGAGCGTTTTTTTCGCCAATGCCACAACCTAGCGCATAGGTTGTATCGGTGGGGTAGGCAATTAGCCCGCCACCGCGGATAACCTCAACAGCTTGGCGAATCAGGCGTGGTTGAGGTGTTTCAGGATGGATATATAGCGTTTCAGTCATGGTGACAATTCTGAGGGCCACAGCAGAGAGGCGCAAGCCGCATTGGAGATAAATCTGCTGAGCTGAATCTTATCTCATCCATCCAAAGGGGCGGCGTACTCCAGTGAATACGGCTCAGTAACGGCCCTCCCAGACCGGAGTGGCACCCGCAGGGACCGGCGGCAGCCTGCCCAGAGCCAACCAGCGCTGCTCTGGCGAATGAAAATCAGAGCCTGCAGACACCTTTAGGTCGAAATGCTGCCAACACTCATCGAGCAATGCCTGCTGGTGGGGCGTCAATCCTGGCATGGCCACTTCCAAGCCATCACCGCCGCCAGCTTTGAACTGGCCGAGAAAGTGCCTTAACCGCTTGCGGGTCATATTGTAGGCATGGGGGTGGGCGAGCACTGCCGTTCCGCCTGCAGCATGAATCGCGTCAATACCCTCTTCCAGAGTGCACCAAGGCGTGGCCACAAAGGCCGACTGCCCCTGTTTGAGGAAGCGATTAAAAGCATGACGGTGGTTTCGAACCCGTCCGGTCTGCTCAAGTAATTTGGCAAACCAAGGGCGACCAGGGGCATCACTACTTGCCAATTCGCAGGCGCGCTCATAGCTGTTAGCCAATCCGGCAGCCTTATCCAGCCGGCGACCAATTTCACGGGCTCGATTGATGCGGGCTTCATTTTGGGCGCTGACCCGCGCCTGTAAAGCAGCACTAGCCACATCGACCCACAAACCTAGAATATGGAATTCCCGGTTGTCATGGCGAACGGACAATTCGATACCATTAATCAAGGTTAGCCCCCGCGCCTGCGCTGCCTGGTGGGCTTCTTCCAAGCCGCGAAGCGTATCGTGATCGGTCAGGGCCAGGTGCGTCACCCCATAGTCTGCGGCCCTCGCCACTAGGTCAGTGGGCGACAAGGTCCCATCGGAGGCTAGGCTGTGGCAGTGCAGATCAAAACACGCGGTCATAAGGACTGTTTATCAGGTTGTTTTGCGGATTGTGTGGCGGATACCGGAACCGCCGTGGAAAAATCGGGTCGATTACGCTACCACAGTAAGACGAAAAATAATGCAGGGCGGCAGGGTGAATTGCCTGCCTGATGCCGTTACCATCGTTGCCCTGTGAATGGCTGGTCGTGCCACCATATCATTCGCATTCTGCTACCGCACGGCACAGGATAAGGCGCTGTTAATGAAGCAACTACTTGATTACCTTCCGGTAATTGTCTTTTTCGGGCTCTACTTTCTCAGCGGCCGGGATATCATGCTCGCCACTTGGGGCATCCTGATTGCCACGACACTTCAGGTCACTTTAGGTTGGCTGATCTGGCGCAAAGTGCAAAAAATGCATTTGATCGTCTTCGTCATCACCTTGATCTTCGGCTCAATGACCCTGTTTTTTAATAATGATGTCTTTATCAAATGGCGTCCTTCCATCATCAGTTTCACACTGGGTGGCGTGCTGCTGCTGGGCCATTTCCTGCGTGAGCGCAATCTACTCCAGCGTTTATGTGAGTCGTTAATGGTGTCTGGCCTTGGCTTTGTGGTGGCGCTATCGCGCAAAGACTGGTCTTTTCTCAATATCGCGTTCGTACTTTACTTTGTTTTTATCGGTGCACTTAATCTGTACATCGCCTTCAACTTCAGCACCGACTTCTGGGTTAACTTCAAATTATTTGGCTTTACTGCCTTGCAAATAATCTTCTATATCAGCATGTTCGCCTATGTATTTAAGAAAATGCCTGAAGAAGATCGCAAACGGATAATGAAACAGGAAAAACCAGCTGGCCGGAACAATCAGCCGCCCTCCTCCGACAACGACAAAAAGGAAGACCATGCTGTACGCGATCATCAGTGAAGATAGCCCGAACTCCTTGCCGTTACGGCAACAGGCCCGCCCTGCTCACCTAGCAAGATTGGAATCCTTACGTGATCAAGGTCGACTGGAACTGGCTGGGCCTCACCCAGCCATCGATAGCAACGAGCCCGGAGAAGCAGGCTTTTGCGGATCACTGGTTGTTGCAGAATTTGAGTCGCTGGCCGATGCCCAAGCCTGGGCGGATGCAGATCCATATATCGATGCTGGCGTCTATGCCAACGTTGTTGTGAAGCCCTTCAAGCGCGTTCTGCCCTGAATCGACGGCACACAGCAGGCTGACAGATCCTGGCAATTTGCCTTTTTTTACAAAGACACCACGGTCAGCGCGGCGAAATGTGATTATGGTAGCGCCGCTACCCCAATGACTTCTTTAGACTGCGCGGCCTGACTTCAAGGAGTGACCGATGCTCGCTAGATTATTCTGTGTACTGGCTCTGCTGGGCGCATCCAGCTCTGCCCTCGCCTCTGCGGCTTGGGTAGATGACAGTATTTATGTGCCCATTCGAGCCGCTGCAAACCCCAGTGGCCGTATCCTCCACCGCGGCATCAAAAGTGGTACCCGTATTGAATTTCTCGGATTCGAAGGTGACTGGGCAAAAATTCGCTATGGCGACACCGAGGGATATATCGGTAAACAGTATCTGAGCCAGAGCCCCACTGCCGCGATTCGTCTCGAGCGCGCCACCCAGGCCAGCGAGCAAGCCAAGGCCGAAGTGGCGAAATTGCGCACCCAGCTGGCCCAAATCAAGGGCGAGCGAGATGCCCTGTCTGAGCAATCCAGCGAGCTGAAGAATGCTCTGAGCTCACGCAGTAATGAGCTGGAACAGCTACAGGAAGTAGCCTCTGATCCAATTCGCCTAGATCAAGCCAACCGCCGCCTGAACGAAGAACTCAGCCTACTTCGCTCCGAGCTTGACCAAGTTAAGGGTGAGAACGTAATGCTGCGAAATAATAACACTTCGCAACAGTGGATCACCGGTGTGGGCATTCTGATTGCCGGTTTAATCGCCGGTGTACTAATGCGCTCACGTTCTGGCCGTCGCCAGCGAAGCGGCTGGGCAAATTAAACCAATGCGGCCCGGGCAATCCGGGCCGCATATCCCTTCTTCCACCAGCAAGACCGCTTATTTCGGATTTTCCCAAACCGGCAGTCCGGCCTGAATCTCTACTCTCAGAACAATACCCGCAATGCCTTCATAGCCTAGTGAACGCGGCCAAAATACATACGGCTCTATTTCATAGAAAAACCAAGGGCGCCAGATGCTCGTTCGGAAACGTACGCTGGTTCGCCAAGTTTCAATGGCCGCAATGGGGTCGGTAAACCCGTCAAAGCCCACGGAATAACCAATTCCCGATTGCTTACCCAGGCGCGTATAAAGGCTCACGGCCTGATTGAAATACCAGTCACGATTCAGTGCGTTATTTTCTTCTGTCAGCTCATATTCACTACTGAAGCGAATGGTAGACAGTTGCGTCAGTGGCCGATCCAGCTCAAACAGAGAATTAATCCCAAAGCCTTCTGGGTCTTCCCAGTAACCTTTCTGGGTAAAATGGAAATACATGTTGCTGCCAGGCAAAGGGGTGCGCCAGCGATACCGGGCCCGCACGAAAGCGGTGATTTCAGAACGCAACCCTGCATCCAAATCTAGATTCATGCGATCGGGCATCTTGGTGACCCAACGCAACGCCGCGCGGAAGCCACCGGAGTCATTGCCTACATCTTCTGGTCGGCTGTCTAGATCATTGCTTAGGTCGTTACCGGCATCATCGTCATTCTGGAAGAGCAGACTTAACCGCTCTTGAGCATTGGGCAGTTCCACTCTGGCGCGAATTTTTATTTCGCGCCCATCATCATCGTT
This window contains:
- a CDS encoding L-threonylcarbamoyladenylate synthase, which translates into the protein MTETLYIHPETPQPRLIRQAVEVIRGGGLIAYPTDTTYALGCGIGEKNALDRLIRLRQLDKKHEFTLLCHDLSALAIYAKVDNPDYRLLKAHTPGPYTFILQGTTEVPRRLMHPKKRTIGIRVPDHAICQALLAEHGEPIMTSTCHLPNDEFPLTDPQDVRDFLDHHVDLVIDGGFCGTVETTVISLSQGEGPEVVREGAGPIDAIY
- a CDS encoding PHP domain-containing protein — translated: MTACFDLHCHSLASDGTLSPTDLVARAADYGVTHLALTDHDTLRGLEEAHQAAQARGLTLINGIELSVRHDNREFHILGLWVDVASAALQARVSAQNEARINRAREIGRRLDKAAGLANSYERACELASSDAPGRPWFAKLLEQTGRVRNHRHAFNRFLKQGQSAFVATPWCTLEEGIDAIHAAGGTAVLAHPHAYNMTRKRLRHFLGQFKAGGGDGLEVAMPGLTPHQQALLDECWQHFDLKVSAGSDFHSPEQRWLALGRLPPVPAGATPVWEGRY
- a CDS encoding inner membrane-spanning protein YciB, translating into MKQLLDYLPVIVFFGLYFLSGRDIMLATWGILIATTLQVTLGWLIWRKVQKMHLIVFVITLIFGSMTLFFNNDVFIKWRPSIISFTLGGVLLLGHFLRERNLLQRLCESLMVSGLGFVVALSRKDWSFLNIAFVLYFVFIGALNLYIAFNFSTDFWVNFKLFGFTALQIIFYISMFAYVFKKMPEEDRKRIMKQEKPAGRNNQPPSSDNDKKEDHAVRDHQ
- a CDS encoding YciI family protein encodes the protein MLYAIISEDSPNSLPLRQQARPAHLARLESLRDQGRLELAGPHPAIDSNEPGEAGFCGSLVVAEFESLADAQAWADADPYIDAGVYANVVVKPFKRVLP
- a CDS encoding TIGR04211 family SH3 domain-containing protein, encoding MLARLFCVLALLGASSSALASAAWVDDSIYVPIRAAANPSGRILHRGIKSGTRIEFLGFEGDWAKIRYGDTEGYIGKQYLSQSPTAAIRLERATQASEQAKAEVAKLRTQLAQIKGERDALSEQSSELKNALSSRSNELEQLQEVASDPIRLDQANRRLNEELSLLRSELDQVKGENVMLRNNNTSQQWITGVGILIAGLIAGVLMRSRSGRRQRSGWAN